The Lactuca sativa cultivar Salinas chromosome 2, Lsat_Salinas_v11, whole genome shotgun sequence genome includes the window GTAGCGAATTAGtattttattaaactgtgaatatgtCTTCTAGACAATATACTTTTTTTAAAGAGATTTACAATGCAGAGCAGGAAAAAAAGAATTTATCATGGCATAATTCtatttttttcattaaatttGATATATTTGGCTGcaaaaataaaaatgtatatgTCAAAAGTTATTACTAGAGAAATATTAGTTATTGTGTTTGTCCTATTAAGCTGTGAATATGAATAAAAATTTGTGAATGCATTTGTTACTCCGGTGGTGGTTCGTCGGTGGTGGTCATATGACAAGTGACAACTAGTGGTAAACTAAGGTGTGGAAAAGtttgtttaatattatattaatgtTTGATTTGTCCAAAATACTCTtaatgaaaacattaaaaaaaatggttcttagggttcttaacctttttggttctcatttgaaccactctctctatatatagatgagggttcaattaagaaaaaaatgttgagaataggggaatcattctcagccactcatttatttttgccgcaaaagcctccgtcgtaccagcggaaatgggaaatgaatagacatgtgttttccagcaaaacatatttccttaaattatgctaatcattacctatatatatacaaaaacatagtttttttcgtttttttttttttttttttttaatttttaagaatctattttttatcgaaaaatgattttaaatataccaaaattcatgatttttttattctctacaaatagacatccatattgatatagttttaagataaaataatttttttttatattttcagctatcgttattcataagtgaataaaaatgcatcagaTTTTCTTACAGTGCATTTGTTATTCACctatgaataaaaaatatgattaatttttttttttttacaatttaaataccattcatatatgaatataacatataataaacataatatattcatatttaaatattagacggtGCATTCACTTGTAAATATTAACatgatatattcatttgtgaatattagatggtatattcacttatgaatattaaatgatattttcatacgtgaatattacatagtattacatggtatatcacatgtgaatattacatagtatattcacttgtgaatattttacttataaatattacacaatatattcacatatgaatattacaaggtatattcacttgtgaatatatttacttatgaatattagaaggtattttcacaaatatgtgtaatttttatatgttattcacatatgaataacatacaaacttgcatatttgttttgtgtttataataatcatatactgatttaggtgagaaaacatattcatatgtgaatataacgtggtaatttagtttatgcattttatcaaacagttggagtgcatacaagttaactattttaaaaatgttaaaaacatcataCTTCCGattcaagttatcaattccaaatcatcatatacttccgattttGACTTCAGATACGACATCCTATGTCTGATCAatttctcattttgattttgatttctgaaaatccGATTAGGAACCTGTAAGTACTGATTTCGAGTCCTTCAATGTCGACTGTGACTGCGAGTCCTGAACTCCGATTCCAATTTACGAACAACGAAGAAATTCCGATTCCAACTGAGTTCGTTTTCGAATCAGGGAAATTCCAGTTCCAAATTTGTTATGAACTTTAACAAATGCTTGCAAGCTACGAACATTCAGAGTATTCAACAAAGAAATcgatgaaattgatgaatttgggtTGCGAATCTGTCTTGAACAGCGAACCTCCCAGCCACGAATATCGATGATTGATTAACTGGATGACATTGAGAATGGTTTAGTTGACGACATCgggatgattgttgaaggttggaggaggaattttgatgatgaacgaactgttatcgaattctctatagttaTGTATTTGCGATTGaaggttattaatatatttacaagttagattaaatgagtggctgagaataaTTCCCCAattctcaattttttttattttctcaattgaacttatatatatatatatatatatatatatatatatatatatatatatatatatatatatatatatatatgggaaaaatgAATATATCTTCAAGGGTATATAGTTTAGGTACCCAAACATTTAAACTACGTCGTTTGGTAAGGGATATGATTTATCACAATTCCGattatttcttcatttttctaagACTTCGAGGGTGTTTGAGATTGctttaaaaataactttttgactttttactttttcaaaaaatcaaaaaattaaaaagttgTTTAGAGAGTAAAaaagatattttgaaaacaacTTTTAGTTAAAGGGAAAAGAAGATGATTCAAAATGTCACAAAATACTTTTagagtaattttttttattttattttattttattttttttttacatccaaacacattttaaacatTTCCTTTTGAAAAAGAACTTTTACAAACACCCCCTTCGTCTGCTAAGAATCTTTCTTATTCAACATCGTTATTTCCAAAACATCGGTTCTTGATTAATCCCAGGaacatttttttttcgttttatttcTCTGGTTCAAGGATTCTAAGAGGCACATTTCGTATCATCAGGAGCGACCCTACATACATTCAAAGGGTGTCCTTGGACACCCCTTACTTTCAAATTTTATTTACACAGTATATAAGACTTTCTCTAAGGACACCCTTGAATATTTTGGAATGACACCCATGAAATTTTTAACCAAACCAAATCAATAACAATAATCCATATATAATtgtaatatattataaaaatttaTCACATGGAAACGGTGAGAAAAAATAGGAAACGGAAAGtgagaaaaaatataaataacaacCAAACAACCGAATAATTTCACTATCTCACTAATTTTTCATATAAATCGAGTTTCCCGGATCGTACACCACCACTGCCCGCCGTCCTTGACCTCCACAATCAACCGCTATCTTGCTCTCCGGTGCTCGCCGCCACATCCCGTCGCTGTCCTATTTACCTCTCTATAGTCTCCTTCGTCTACTAACATATGCTTCAACACCCTTCTCCGCCTCTCCGGTTAGTGGTGCTTGTTCTACAGAATGGAGTAGTATTTCTTCTCTTGGAAATATTGCAAGTGGATTTTGAGTGAGGAGTGAACaagatttgaaaagcatttttccTGTAAATTGGAAACTGTGAGAAAAAACATGTTGTCCGACAATTGATAAAGGTACTATACTTTTACTGTAGGGTTTAATATTTCCTATTATTTTACTATGTCCCATATTTTTATTAGATAATTTAAAAGTTTTTGATGTAAAGAATATAAAGATTTAAACCGAAACTAAATTTAAGTTTAGACCAAATTATTTATAAATCTCAACTCAATGACATATTCGAAATAAGAAGTGATGTTAATTCATGTTAATAACttatattaaattttataaatatgAGTATTAATACATAACTTAAAAACATAGAATATTTTAAATGTGATGTTAGGtcattagtttttttatttaatacaaATGTTTGTATATAGTTAATAATTGTTACCgatatttgttttatcattaaCTTTGATATTTGGTAATAACCAAGGTATTACGGACAACCCGAtccaataaaatatatatttttttcaatttttttgtcaCTCTATTTGAATTGGACACCCTTTAGTTCAAGTCTAGATTCGCGTATCATCTCCCATCAACGACCATGACGCCGTTTACATTAACATGGCCTTATTTTTCTGCTTCGTTCCATATCACATCTATCGATAAATCAGAAGATGGATTCGATGATATCGCATTTATCTACACTCAGTGTGAGTCCTTCGATTCTTCCCAACATATTTAATCACAAAGAAATTCATCTTATTtctattaggttttttttttttgttattatcctatatttattaattttttctgGTTAATCACGTCACAAATTGAGGTCGTTTTTTGATTGTATCTAGGAATGTACACCAAGTGCTTGATTAAATGCCATAGTGAAATTTTGTGTCAATATAGCTTAAAAGCATAGGTTGTTATCGATAATGGGCATTATAAACATAGATTTTTACAAGCATAACCTGTTAGGGAAAGTTAGAAGTACTATACGAACCAAATCAGTGTTAGATTGGTTTTCTTGGAGACGTGTAATTTTATCATACATGATTCAAAAATTTGTAGCTATGAGCTCTTGAATTCTAACAGTTATGATATTCTTCCATCTGTGACACAAGGTGATATATATAGTTTGCAATGGACACAAACTGCCAGACAAGTGGCAGTAAAGAAAATGCTCTTCACCTTTACTATGCCACCGACAAAAGTCATGTTGTGTATGCCCAGCCTGCATATGTGAGTGGATGGATGTACATCAATGAACAAGGACAATATTATGGTCCAAACATCTGATTCTAATGAATTAACTAATTCATctattatgtgtttttgtgagaCTTCAGTAAGGTGAAAAATCATGCTGGCTTTTTGAAGATGATCAGGGAAAGAAACATGGTCGCCATTCTCTTATGGAACTTTATTCTTGGCATCATTATAGATATATTCATGGTTCAGTGATGGTAAGACATGCTTAACAAGATTGAAAAGTATCAAACATCTTTCTAGTTCATAGACTTGAAGTCATTTAAATAGGTTATTTGGGGAAGAAGATAAGTTGTGCACATAAGGTGCTCGATGAAATGCCTGAGAGAAACTCAACATCAGGTGTTACTATGGAGGTGGGATGATTGGCGATTGGGCTCTCATGTGCCCTGAATTCATTCAAGTAACTCATCACCTCCATgtttcttatgaatactttattcTTGCAAAGAGAGAAGATATCATGGGGGAGTTTCTCAAGTAAAGTGAAATCAACTATTTTCAAAGAGAGAACCTTGAAGagaaaaaaaatgattatttttagAATAATGGTTTGTTAGCAATTTATTAGAATAATTATTTGTCATTTCAAGTCACTTTACTCATTGTGTATTTATATATACGATTTTTTTTATGAACCAAACATCCATGAATGGTATGTGATTATTGATCATAATAGATGGTATTTCCCACGCTCAACAAGTGTTATGGATCGAGATAACAGATTTACGGATGTTTTGACAAAAAGTATATAACCATGTATTTTGTGGATTGAGCTGAAATAGCAACAAAgttacatttttaacccaaaataacaacatactttcatgTTTAACCCGTAATTGCagcaaatttacatttttaacccaaaatgaCAGCATACTTTCGTTTTTAACCCGTAATTGCAGcaaatttacctttttaacccaAAATTACAGCATACTTTCGTTTTTAACTCGTAATTGCaacaaatttacatttttaacccaaaatgaCAACATACTTTAGTTTTAACCCGTAATTGCagcaaatttacatttttaacccaaaatgaCAACATACTttagttttttcacaaaataccctaaTACTTTCGTTTTTTTAACAAAATACCCTCgtgctatgtttttttttttttcaaaaaataccctaattttttcgttttttcacaaaatactttcatatttttatttttcacaaaatactctcatactttaatttttttCACATATAAAAGATTAACACCAAATTGTTTTATATTGAATATAATGGAAACATTATACATAAAAAACACAATAACAAACAATTGCAATTTGTGAGAATTCTTGTCAATTTCAATTTGTATGAATTCATGTGAATTACAATTTGTATGATTTACCTTAATTGGCTTCCATGGAATCGGAGCAGAAAAAAACCATTCATTAAAATACATTACAACCCGAAACAGAAAAAAATCATTCGTTAAAATACATTACAACCGATGACCTCATATTCAATTCATTTGTTGctttttattatcaaattttcatTGTTTGCAATAAGTTGGATGAAGTTCATCCAAGTTAATCCAAAATATAGACTTTTGAAGGCACCATGAAGTTAGCTCTTTAGAATAATGAATTGCCTAAATTAGCTATAACCAATCAAATTGTTTTTAACAATGAAGTATATGTcttcagcaaaaaaaaaaaaaaaaaacgcagcaTTGCAGACCGCACACAGGACCAAAAAATTGAAATTAAGGACTACCAATAACTTTGTAAACTTAATATATGTGTATGAGTTGCAAACGATTCCAATTAATACCAAAAACACAAACCTTGAAACATCGCAATTAGTTGATATAAAAAACAAATGATTCGAATCAGGGGAAGTCACATACTTGGAAGTCGTTGAACGAAAAAAACAGGGAAGTAGTCGATTCCTTGTCAATTGCAATTTTTTTGATTTCAATTCGTTGTGAATTGCAATTTTTTTTTCAGCTCCTTGAATTGCGATTCCAGATTGTATCATTCGTTTTAAGTTGATTCCGATTTCTTGATGATGGAACGATTCAGGAGTGTGATCACGTAAGGAAACTACGtactttttttttaatgatttttaacgATTCAGGAGTGTGATCACGTAAGGAAACTACGTactttttttaatgatttttttatttagaaaattaacCCAATAATCAAAACTACTATGTAGTTTTAAATAATGGGTACCTaatcttatatacccttaagagtatattcacttttctatatatatatatatatatatatatatatatatatatatatatatatatatatatatatatatatatatatatatatatatatatatatatatatatatatatatatatatatacatatagttTAGTTAGTTTCGTTTTTATTTACTTGTAATATTGTCACAACCCTATTATTTTATAGTGTGAAAAGTAACACCAAGTTTGACCGTTTGAATATAAAAGGGAAATGCGTGCCTATTTACACTTTGTCTATTATACCGGGAAGAGGATTCCACATTTGAATCCACATCAAGGCAAAATATTGCTCAAATTAACTATTGCTGAAACGCGTCCCTATCCCACCCAAGTCTCTAATCAAACACATCATTTTTACATTTAATTCCACACAGGATCCCTACTCCCTAGTTTTCCAATCTTTCACGAAGACTTCGTTTAGCAAATTAAGACTTGATTCAATAGCAACTGAGGAGCATACTTCAATGGCGTTTTCTTCAACATCATCCACTCGTAAGAGCTATAGGTATGATGTATTCCTGAGCTTTAGGGGTGAAGACGTCCGTAAGCACTTTGTTGACCATCTTTTTACTGCTCTTCAACGGCAAGGAATTCACACTTTCAAGGATGATCCAAAACTCGAGAAAGGAAGAATGATCAACCACGAGCTCCTAAAGTccattgaagagtcaaaattatACATAGTTATATTCTCTAAGAACTATGCATCTTCTTCATGGTGCTTGGATGAGCTGGTGAAAATTATGGAGTGCCAGAAGGAGACCGAGCAGATTGCTTACCCTGTGTTCTACGATGTAGATCCCTCTGAAATCCGCAAACAACTTGGCCCAGTTGGAGAAGCTTTTAAAAGACATAACAACATGAAAGAGGTCAAGAAGTGGAGAGGGGCTTTGAAGGAAGCAGCCAATCTGTCTGGGTGGGATTTGAGAAAAACTGATGATGGGTAATTAATTAATTCTTTATAATGTTTCAGCAATAGTAGTTTATTTAAGCAATATCTtgcttttgtttttttattttatttctggTTTATGTGCAAATTAAAGGGATCATCCATGGAATCTCatatcaaaacatgaaaagtgaataTGCATATGTTTTTATGTGTAGCCATTGAGTTATTTTTAATGTCCGATATTGGGTAAGCTAACCGACTCATCTTCTTTATTTTACAGGCATGAAGCTAAGGTTGTGAGTAAAATTGTACAAAAGATATCGCAAGAATTACACTTCATTAATATGAAAGTGGAGGAAAAATTAGTAGGCATGGAGAGCCGGATAAAAGATATAGTTTCCTCTTTGGAAATGGGTGTTGAAGACGTTCGTATGATAGGTATAAAGGGGATTGGAGGAGGTGGGAAGTCAACTTTAGCAAGAGCTGTTTTTGACAAAATATGCATTTTGTTTGAAGGCAAAAGCTTTGTCGACAACATTAGGGAAGTTTCAAAACCATCTATGTCTGGGTTGCCATCATTGCAACAACAAGTACTTTGTGATGTGTTAAATGATAGAAGCATCACTGTAGGGAGTGTTCATGATGGGAAAAGCACAATGCAAAATTTGATGTGTGGCCAAAAGGTTCTTCTTGTTTTAGACGATGTGGATCATTTAGACCAATTGGACGCATTAGCTGGTGGGATTAATTGGTTTAAACTAGGAAGTAGAGTTATTATTACAACAAGAGATGAGCAAGTGCTTATAGCACACAATGTGAAAccgattcacaatgtgaatttgttatctaacaaggaagcaATCTGCCTCTTCAGTAGGTATGCTTTTGGTAGAGACATTCCGGTTCAAAGGTACAAAGACTTGTCCCTCAAAGTTGTACAGTATGCCGCTGGTCTTCCTTTAACCCTCAAAGTTTTGGGTGCGTCTCTTTGTGGTAAAGAAAAGGTTGAATGGATAGATGTACTACGCAGACTAAAAACAATTCCTCTAAAGGAAACATTGGAAAAATTGGAATTAAGCTACAACAGCCTCGAGGATGATTACAAGGAAATATTCCTCGATGTTGCATGCTTACTCAAAGGTTGGAAGAAAGATGATGCAATTAGAGCACTTGAAAGCTGTGGATTTCATGGTAGGAATGGCTTAAGAGTTCTTGAGCGAAAATCCCTCATAACTATTTCTCATGATCAGGTGTTAAGCATTCACGATAGCATAGAAGAAATGGGACGGAATATTGTTCGTCGTTTGCACCCTAATGAGCCCATCAGACATAGCCGATTGTGGACTAGAAGAGAGATTGAAGACACGTTGGCTAATGACTTGGTAACGATGAGTTTTTTGCTTATTTAGTTATAACCCAAGTTTTATGGTCACTATATTCTTGGATTACAGGTTACCGAGGCGACAGGAGTTCAATTTCAGGAGTTTCTCAGTGATCTCTCATTTCTGTCGGGTGTCAAGTATAACAGCACTTCTATATTTCTTAAAAAAGGTTTTGGAAACATGAAGAAACTTAGATTTCTTCACGTGATTTCTTTCCCTTGTTATGTGTCTCAAGTCGGCCAAAACTTcccaaataatttacaatttctGAGTTGGAAAGGTTACCCTCACTGTTGTCTACCCAAAACATTTCAAGCAAATCAGCTGGTTGCACTTGAATTGCCTATGAGCATAATAAAACAACTATGGGAAGATGGAGAAAGAAAGGTAGAATGCCTGATTGGTTACTGCTTTTTAATAAGCATGTAAAACGTAGTTTTTTGAAACTGCTTGTGGCTTTTCAAGTAAAATAACTTCAAAAAGCACTTTTTAAAACAAACAtttttta containing:
- the LOC111893809 gene encoding uncharacterized protein LOC111893809, whose translation is MTPFTLTWPYFSASFHITSIDKSEDGFDDIAFIYTQCDIYSLQWTQTARQVAVKKMLFTFTMPPTKVMLCMPSLHIKVKNHAGFLKMIRERNMVAILLWNFILGIIIDIFMVQ
- the LOC111893797 gene encoding disease resistance protein RPV1, encoding MAFSSTSSTRKSYRYDVFLSFRGEDVRKHFVDHLFTALQRQGIHTFKDDPKLEKGRMINHELLKSIEESKLYIVIFSKNYASSSWCLDELVKIMECQKETEQIAYPVFYDVDPSEIRKQLGPVGEAFKRHNNMKEVKKWRGALKEAANLSGWDLRKTDDGHEAKVVSKIVQKISQELHFINMKVEEKLVGMESRIKDIVSSLEMGVEDVRMIGIKGIGGGGKSTLARAVFDKICILFEGKSFVDNIREVSKPSMSGLPSLQQQVLCDVLNDRSITVGSVHDGKSTMQNLMCGQKVLLVLDDVDHLDQLDALAGGINWFKLGSRVIITTRDEQVLIAHNVKPIHNVNLLSNKEAICLFSRYAFGRDIPVQRYKDLSLKVVQYAAGLPLTLKVLGASLCGKEKVEWIDVLRRLKTIPLKETLEKLELSYNSLEDDYKEIFLDVACLLKGWKKDDAIRALESCGFHGRNGLRVLERKSLITISHDQVLSIHDSIEEMGRNIVRRLHPNEPIRHSRLWTRREIEDTLANDLVTEATGVQFQEFLSDLSFLSGVKYNSTSIFLKKGFGNMKKLRFLHVISFPCYVSQVGQNFPNNLQFLSWKGYPHCCLPKTFQANQLVALELPMSIIKQLWEDGERKVLQNLKFLDLSNSKLTTLDCDLLPKLNKLKLKGCGNLVVFHGPTKYRRRLVYLNLHGCKGINSLLFIKHLKSLQVLDLSDLDLMELPDILEGCKNSLLEFKISKNNIKELPSSIGELKNLVSLDLSWCKSLKSLPRSICGLPRLKTLNLENCSIKKLPDDFGHLESLEWLNLRGTRVRYLPNSICMLKHLKTLLLARCRVFKELPEDLGLLESLEELSLACSKIRDVPNSICKLTHLREFNLRYCDQLKKLPDKLGDLKCLQRLNVHGTRLSNLPESISLLKGLKIVGFTLGDSSIHSSAPYTTMNNNNSGVLKKYAGIKSIMALRQKLQNIDTRDIREGETETETEIETETEETQAKIQYASEESQF